The proteins below come from a single Macrobrachium rosenbergii isolate ZJJX-2024 chromosome 50, ASM4041242v1, whole genome shotgun sequence genomic window:
- the LOC136832548 gene encoding breast cancer type 2 susceptibility protein-like isoform X1, with the protein MVNMRGLNDLYDWYQLARKKDLGETKIAWLQYFEDKSSGSSQNDNPHLVRKEQQDCIEDKVVEESSWSTSQFEALDKDLKKENSSDSKKKEAVSPLLSDTPQCKRNLPYSNFCDVSFVSPPPLTTCGDGGTSEKSVSSSTYSPTTPMLDIFSPRSGNGNRTEDIITSLGVSLNESSVTWTSDLATPCSHPSSKGQKLVNTPSTLEHRTLYPSHGLRQKVLARSLFSPLTTGSQPSDNEWSPNLGIIKCHSPVRAFSVKGRYNKENLQDANLQRCQVDGTQEFLFIDQEKREYNLDVNASSNDQKTSDVTAQNSCKDYSKCKSSTPLAKPPPVIKGVLEPEESTNTSLSNTTEKAGLFPKIMEDNDLSDIVDCSQKNIENPFDIICSPVKKKSKSSRESYGENLTKSRCTVGNKKSNSSASESTISVDVKRSGQLVLECNTKSTEDSFQSCSQKYDGTRKGSYQDADLKEESLGIMSDDRISNLNCTITNENEVKINAENIVCEESGVHVTSLSGREHLHSGKITDRHLQENCNLVTDADKVALPVPDRSKNLRNKCSLFSKRRSSGFLYPTKSVEAYEELGITFKKNITSEQSHVYEDNVDAIAGIFQVDITEYKDNVSTCSGGKIKVPDDVQLRNGGHCNSASDLDSNSDKLPKHMDSIKSCSDIGDTNDGVSTNEVKREGNSLVFNTRSKDAESSEVFEPLQGVTLLSSVEEEKCNTVSQFWNDSLNEADIAELEQKLNLQTKDFCGDEAMYLGNPNEADVQNEKLALPVLHSGEKKPYFDMLNTEEEVTESNDFREVALKPSRFQGFSTASGSVIKVQESSIKKVQSLWEENSSTDDIPVHPKSVRSTDSAYSKNFEPLHHLASASGSKINICEEFSELQSKSNGKIFDGGKGSATGQNETLNNKIKVSDTGSAGFSSHDPLNENPVNFKGFQGFTTASGSQIRVEEESLMNQAKKFQELFDKDEFTCGAKVHSADNNQNSNAKFHTAVNNQNSNAKVDSTVSNQNSNAKVDSTVNSQNSNIIKNDVCAKSVCLKTEFSCHGFTTAGGSKIQLSEESLSLQAKKFQDLFGNDEVVSMDKDVEFNKASTVVKERNTVDFISHGSGDEKSTSFQGFSTASGSKIRINKESLCKQLNMFQELFDKDEVGLAVEEEDGLITNEEKNKTNSVYHGGAENHDSTSKLSKNCKGFTTAAGSKIRVSEESLVAQSKKFQELFGNDEYNSLEQDVAFNNKIKTSAGGENPTGKSQFSENKRSFQGFTTASGSKVRVSEESLLKSRKLLELDKDNSGFLPQDSENIDGDSIRKEDFGPLKHCSTSEFPEKFQGFSTAAGSKIKLSKKSLALHAKKFQELLGNGDSSSTEKDVTSDTIIRTPIEYKNHADVKYCSADKESFHGFTTALGSKVKVSDESLLKSRKVLELDKDEEELSASGSGNINGEASNILQNENFLLVENNSTLAFSEQQGFNTAAGSRIRISKENLVLHLEKFQEFLDSDRDSREQGYNNDSVIDIVKSRDHTGFVDGSPACRISKELNGNISASIVSSCEGSDDNKKHGTCQRISDTVSSSKNLSTFHGFTTASGSKIIPSEESLLVQSKKFLAFLDNEDDYNRKGENTGGNVKNDLNVGDTKHTSPHPKNKQPLQGFTSASGSKIHVSEEKLSEYSKKFQELFENDVDGTSWKEKIGSHRNYKDIKENIESTTNLNQISHSGQATSKSSVVDKLRNGNTSCGTFSELAVEEKMQVKVAPVGESLQVKDSSSTEGYQTGSVNSLEGLANTVELINCNGNLTRQMKNMEQDVSCENKKSIEKALSDSEMKHLDMNLEYKNHDSDNDERSTSPIIGSQSVHVERQRKLRRYDKKRKRSLEASKVVSDEEGLGNLGNVNMKEVQPSHISCLTVNKYEGKDINSEEEYRPQFDGCEHRDQLKCHSQDTIKGRHLYDRSILKRKSLPAYENKRSELRKRIQSVEEKSATSDTQEISIITEAFLQDDSWESEDTSRKKRKAQEEKHDGNPAKILKCLDVRHPLELDLNNHADIETLLRERELLCIKQERKIQEKREHSVHPVQGVLHKQRSDSNHPRLSMKSFGTPVVFKSSSVEALGITASNASVYRFPLMDKRIASINCGEGCHIIPGPDNCIGSAETERGFLAMPGVSPRLVPSGWVSNHYKWIVWKLAAIERCLTKKKFLTLENLVARLKYRYDREIDRAERPIIRKIMEGDDIPQKTIVLCIADIRNDQMKDKSASHPSVSPLKSSGVPFLTLTDGWYSIDAIVDNAMLQLHNRGKISVGTKLLIHGAELAGHFSPCHPLEAPPGLGLRLHTNMVRRARWWSRLGLVSQPLCLPVQLGSILSDGGVAGCITVVLSRVYPLIYFERSNKNSFFRGEKAHLRLVKENQQFKEITLHQIVAEVEKEFAKEEGSLNQKNQNRVSITGKEVSDLRRGKEIAQFLENTVDESNVEGLLTASQIELARSWHQEQAEMKRHKINAEVHRRLNTKQKLYEAVPVLKIRVMDTNGSCAILSVWRPSEELQQTLLEGKIFRIFYVVAAGYRRDCLQLTATRQTRWEDIGTETDHSFPDCCRHATPLCLTLSETLQPAWNEVDVVGVVFRIGQMDQGSQLVHIVDHHINILALRFWGGLKECGVEDIVSCESIVSVSNGSWRGYSGGRCACVHVTELSVVSISPRHSHLVEAFEHLKKNIEDVKALTSKADMKLDGYTDECSFYSADSAVTSNCLQTEESINGNVHSPAATNIHQTAGSASVGTPDINRRAERSREIRSKLKSLAQYGMPSPLTGVTYNNPSPKTWKPFRVPFKNSNLK; encoded by the exons CAATGGCAACAGGACTGAAGATATAATCACAAGTTTGGGTGTATCTCTGAATGAATCATCAGTTACCTGGACAAGTGATCTTGCTACACCATGCTCACATCCATCTTCAAAAGGACAAAAATTAGTCAACACACCATCCACACTTGAACATCGTACTTTGTACCCTAGTCATGGCCTTAGACAAAAG GTGTTGGCCAGAAGCCTCTTCAGCCCATTAACAACTGGAAGCCAACCATCAGATAATGAGTGGAGCCCTAATCTTGGGATAATCAAGTGCCACTCTCCAGTCAGAGCATTCAGCGTAAAAGGACGGTACAACAAGGAAAACCTACAAGATGCAAATTTACAAAGATGTCAGGTTGATGGGACTcaggaatttttgtttattgatcaAGAAAAGCGTGAATACAACTTGGATGTTAATGCTTCATCTAATGACCAAAAAACCAGTGATGTTACTGCACAAAACAGCTGCAAAGATTATTCCAAATGCAAGAGTAGTACTCCTTTAGCAAAACCACCACCAGTGATTAAGGGAGTTTTAGAACCTGAAGAAAGTACTAATACATCACTTAGTAATACCACTGAAAAAGCTGGATTATTTCCCAAAATTATGGAAGATAATGATTTGTCAGATATAGTAGATTGTTCACAAAAGAACATTGAGAATCCTTTTGATATTATATGTTCTCCAGTTAAAAAGAAATCCAAATCTAGCAGGGAGAGTTATGGAGAAAATCTGACAAAGTCAAGATGCACAGTAGGAAACAAGAAGTCTAACAGCAGTGCCAGTGAAAGTACCATCTCTGTAGATGTCAAAAGATCAGGTCAACTAGTCCTGGAGTGTAACACCAAATCAACTGAAGACAGTTTTCAGTCATGTTCCCAGAAGTATGATGGTACTAGAAAAGGCTCATATCAAGATGCAGATTTGAAAGAGGAATCACTTGGTATTATGTCAGACGACAGAATTTCTAATTTGAATTGTACTATAACAAATGAGAATGAAGTAAAAATTAATGCAGAAAACATTGTGTGTGAAGAGTCAGGTGTCCATGTCACATCTTTATCTGGGAGAGAGCATTTGCATTCAGGCAAAATTACAGATAGACACCTTCAAGAGAATTGTAATCTAGTTACTGATGCTGATAAAGTTGCTTTACCTGTGCCTGACAGATCCAAGAATTTACGTAATAAGTGTTCTTTGTTTTCTAAAAGAAGATCCTCAGGTTTCTTATATCCAACAAAATCAGTAGAAGCCTATGAAGAGCTTGGTATtacattcaagaaaaatataacatctGAGCAATCTCATGTGTATGAAGACAATGTTGATGCTATAGCTGGAATATTTCAGGTTGATATCACTGAATACAAAGATAATGTTTCAACTTGCTCAGGCGGCAAAATAAAAGTTCCAGATGATGTTCAGTTAAGAAATGGTGGTCACTGTAATTCAGCTTCAGATCTTGACTCTAATAGTGATAAGTTACCAAAACATATGGATTCCATAAAAAGTTGTAGTGACATAGGAGATACTAATGATGGTGTTTCCACAAATGAGGTCAAAAGGGAGGGTAATAGTCTTGTGTTTAATACCCGAAGCAAAGATGCGGAATCATCAGAAGTTTTTGAGCCTCTCCAGGGTGTTACATTATTGTCGAGTGTTGAAGAAGAAAAGTGTAACACTGTAAGCCAATTTTGGAATGATAGCTTGAATGAAGCTGATATTGCAGAGTTGGAGCAGAAGCTTAACCTTCAAACTAAAGATTTCTGTGGTGATGAAGCAATGTATTTAGGCAACCCAAACGAAGCTGATGTTCAGAATGAGAAGTTAGCACTGCCTGTTTTACATTCTGGTGAAAAAAAACCATACTTTGACATGCTAAACACTGAAGAGGAAGTCACAGAAAGTAATGATTTTAGGGAGGTTGCTCTAAAACCCAGTAGGTTCCAAGGATTTTCTACTGCCTCAGGATCAGTGATTAAGGTTCAAGAAAGTTCTATAAAAAAGGTTCAGTCACTATGGGAGGAAAATTCAAGCACAGATGACATACCAGTTCACCCCAAAAGTGTGAGATCCACTGACAGTGCTTATTCTAAAAACTTTGAACCACTTCACCATCTTGCATCAGCATCTGGATCAAAAATCAACATTTGTGAAGAGTTTTCAGAATTGCAGTCAAAGAGTAATGGGAAAATCTTCGATGGAGGTAAAGGTAGTGCCACTGGCCAAAATGAAActcttaacaacaaaataaaggtCAGTGATACAGGCAGTGCAGGTTTTTCAAGTCATGATCCTCTAAATGAGAATCCAGTTAATTTTAAAGGCTTTCAAGGGTTCACCACAGCATCTGGTTCCCAGATCAGAGTTGAGGAAGAGTCTCTGATGAATCAGGCCAAAAAGTTTCAAGAACTCTTTGACAAGGATGAGTTTACATGTGGTGCTAAAGTACATAGCGCTGATAACAACCAAAACAGTAATGCTAAATTTCATACTGCTGTTAACAATCAGAACAGTAATGCTAAAGTAGATAGCACTGTTAGCAATCAGAACAGTAATGCTAAAGTAGATAGTACTGTtaacagtcagaacagtaatattatAAAGAATGATGTTTGTGCGAAATCTGTTTGcttaaaaacagaattttcttgtCATGGTTTTACCACTGCAGGTGGCTCTAAAATTCAACTGAGTGAGGAATCTCTGAGTTTGCAAGCAAAGAAGTTTCAAGACCTTTTTGGTAATGATGAGGTTGTTTCCATGGACAAAGATGTAGAGTTCAACAAAGCCAGTACTGTTGTGAAGGAAAGAAACACCGTAGATTTCATAAGTCATGGATCAGGTGATGAGAAATCTACAAGCTTTCAGGGCTTTTCTACAGCTTCTGGGTCCAAGATTAGAATCAACAAAGAATCCTTGTGTAAGCAATTAAACATGTTTCAAGAGCTTTTTGATAAGGATGAAGTAGGACTCGctgtggaagaagaagatggtCTTATTACCaatgaagagaagaataaaacaaatagtgTGTATCATGGTGGTGCTGAGAACCATGACTCGACATCAAAACTTTCTAAAAATTGTAAAGGTTTTACTACAGCTGCTGGGTCTAAGATCAGAGTTAGTGAGGAATCTTTAGTTGCCCAGTCAAAGAAATTCCAAGAACTTTTTGGCAATGATGAATATAATTCCCTTGAGCAAGATGTGgcttttaacaataaaatcaagACTTCTGCAGGAGGCGAAAATCCCACAGGTAAAagtcagttttctgaaaataaaagatcTTTTCAGGGATTTACTACTGCTTCTGGATCTAAGGTAAGAGTCAGTGAAGAATCTCTGTTGAAGTCCAGGAAGCTTTTAGAGCTTGACAAGGATAACAGTGGATTCTTACCACAAGATAGTGAAAATATTGACGGTGATAGCATAAGGAAAGAAGACTTTGGACCTCTTAAGCACTGTTCTACATCAGAGTTTCCTGAAAAgtttcagggattttctacagcTGCTGGGTCTAAAATCAAACTTAGCAAGAAATCTTTAGCTTTGCATGCAAAGAAATTCCAAGAGTTACTTGGCAATGGTGACAGCAGTTCTACAGAGAAAGATGTAACTTCTGACACAATAATTAGAACTCCTATAGAGTATAAAAACCATGCAGATGTAAAATACTGCTCTGCAGACAAGGAGTCTTTTCATGGATTTACCACAGCCTTAGGGTCCAAGGTAAAAGTCAGTGATGAATCTTTGTTAAAATCAAGAAAGGTTTTAGAGCTTGATAAGGATGAAGAGGAATTGTCAGCTTCAGGAAGTGGTAATATTAACGGTGAAGCCAGTAACATCttgcaaaatgaaaactttctaCTGGTAGAGAACAACTCTACATTGGCATTTTCCGAACAGCAAGGATTTAATACAGCTGCTGGATCTAGAATCAGGATTAGCAAGGAAAATTTAGTTTTGCATTTAGAGAAGTTTCAAGAATTTTTAGATAGTGATAGAGACAGCAGAGAGCAAGGATATAACAATGACAGTGTCATTGATATTGTGAAAAGTAGGGACCATACAGGTTTTGTAGATGGTAGTCCTGCATGCAGAATTTCAAAAGAGCTAAATGGTAATATATCTGCATCTATAGTCAGCTCTTGTGAGGGATCAGATGATAATAAGAAACATGGCACGTGTCAGAGAATCAGTGATACTGTCTCTTCATCTAAAAATTTGAGCACTTTTCATGGATTTACAACTGCATCAGGATCTAAAATCATACCCAGTGAAGAGTCTTTGTTAGTGCAGTCAAAAAAGTTTTTAGCCTTTTTAGATAATGAAGATGACTACAACAGAAAAGGAGAGAACACTGGTGGTAATGTCAAGAATGACCTGAATGTTGGAGATACGAAACATACCAGTCCCCATCCCAAAAATAAACAACCTCTCCAAGGATTTACCTCTGCATCAGGATCAAAAATTCACGTTAGTGAGGAAAAGTTATCAGAGTACTCGAAAAAATTCCAAGAACTGTTTGAAAATGATGTAGATGGAACTTCTTGGAAAGAGAAAATTGGCAGTCACAGGAATTATAAggatatcaaagaaaatattgaaagtaCAACAAATCTGAATCAGATTTCTCACTCTGGTCAGGCTACCTCAAAATCTTCAGTTGTAGACAAACTAAGAAATGGAAACACCAGTTGTGGCACATTCAGTGAATTGGCAGTGGAGGAGAAGATGCAAGTTAAGGTGGCACCTGTTGGAGAGAGTTTACAAGTCAAAGATAGTTCAAGTACTGAAGGATATCAAACTGGTTCTGTTAACTCCTTGGAGGGACTTGCCAATACTGTTGAACTAATTAATTGTAATGGAAACTTAACTAGACAGATGAAAAACATGGAACAAGATGTGTCTtgtgaaaacaagaaaagtatAGAAAAGGCTCTATCTGACAGTGAAATGAAACACCTCGATATGAATCTTGAATACAAAAACCATGACAGTGACAATGACGAAAGAAGTACTTCTCCAATAATTGGATCTCAATCTGTCCATGTTGAAAGACAAAGAAAGCTTCGTAGGTAtgataagaaaaggaaaagaagcttgGAAGCCTCGAAGGTGGTCAGTGATGAAGAAGGTTTGGGAAATTTAGGGAATGTAAATATGAAGGAAGTACAGCCTTCACATATATCCTGTTTAACTGTTAATAAATATGAGGGCAAAGACATTAATTCTGAGGAAGAGTATAGGCCTCAGTTTGATGGATGTGAGCATAGAGATCAACTTAAGTGTCACTCACAGGATACTATTAAAGGAAGACATCTATATGATAGATCTATACTTAAGAGGAAGTCATTGCCAGCTTACGAAAACAAGAGGAGTGAATTGCGCAAAAGAATACAATCAGTTGAAGAAAAATCTGCTACCTCTGATACTCAAGAAATAAGTATAATAACAGAAGCTTTCTTACAAGATGATTCTTGGGAATCAGAAGACACTTCACGTAAGAAACGTAAGGCTCAGGAAGAAAAGCACGATGGAAATCCTGCAAAAATTTTAAAGTGTTTAGATGTCAGACATCCTCTTGAACTTGATCTCAATAATCATGCAG ACATTGAAACTCTCTTAAGGGAGAGAGAACTCCTCTGcataaaacaggaaagaaaaatacaggaGAAAAGAGAGCATTCTGTGCATCCAGTTCAAGGTGTTCTTCATAAGCAGAGATCTGACAGTAATCATCCAAGATTAAGCATGAAGTCTTTTGGAACACCAGTG GTATTCAAAAGTAGCAGTGTTGAAGCTTTAGGAATTACAGCAAGTAATGCTTCAGTCTACCGCTTCCCTCTGATGGATAAAAG gaTTGCAAGTATTAATTGTGGTGAAGGTTGTCACATTATCCCTGGACCTGATAACTGCATTGGGTCAGCTGAAACTGAAAGGGGATTTTTAGCAATGCCTGGTGTAAGTCCAAGATTAGTGCCCTCAGGCTGGGTATCTAATCACTATAAATGGATAGTGTGGAAGCTAGCAGCAATAGAAAGATgcttgactaaaaa aaaatttCTGACTCTTGAAAACCTTGTAGCCAGGCTGAAGTACCGATATGATCGAGAAATTGATAGAGCTGAGCGGCCAATTATTAGGAAAATAATGGAAGGTGATGACATTCCTCAGAAGACAATAGTTCTTTGCATTGCTGACATTAGG AATGATCAAATGAAAGATAAGAGTGCTAGTCACCCAAGTGTTTCTCCCCTGAAGTCGTCTGGTGTTCCTTTCCTAACTCTTACAGATGGATGGTACAGTATTG ATGCCATTGTTGATAATGCAATGCTCCAACTCCATAATAGGGGAAAAATCAGTGTTGGTACAAAATTATTGATCCATGGAGCTGAGCTGGCTGGTCATTTTTCACCTTGTCATCCTTTAGAG GCCCCACCAGGTTTAGGTTTGCGACTTCATACAAACATGGTAAGAAGGGCACGTTGGTGGTCACGCCTTGGCCTCGTATCTCAACCACTCTGCTTGCCTGTGCAATTAGGGTCAATTCTTAGTGATGGTGGAGTAGCCGGTTGCATTACTGTAGTACTTAGCCGAGTTTATCCGCtcatttattttgaaagatcCAACAAGAATTCTTTTTTCCGAGGGGAAAAGGCTCATCTAAGActtgtaaaagaaaatcagcagTTCAAGGAAATTACTTTACACCAG ATAGTGGCAGAAGTTGAGAAAGAATTTGCAAAGGAGGAAGGGTCACTTAATCAGAAGAATCAGAATAGGGTCTCTATAACCGGCAAAGAGGTTTCTGATCTACGAAGGGGGAAAGAAATAGCCCAGTTCTTGGAAAATACAGTGGATGAATCCAATGTTGAG GGATTGTTGACTGCATCTCAGATAGAGCTGGCAAGATCTTGGCACCAAGAGCAGGCTGAGATGAAAAGGCACAAGATAAATGCTGAAGTCCATCGCAGACTTAACACAAAGCAAAAACTGTATGAAGCTGTCCCTGTGTTAaag ATACGAGTAATGGATACCAATGGGTCCTGTGCAATACTCTCAGTATGGCGACCATCTGAAGAACTTCAGCAGACACTGTTAGAAGGGAAAATCTTCCGCATCTTTTATGTAGTGGCTGCTGGTTATAG AAGGGATTGTCTTCAGTTAACAGCCACACGTCAAACACGTTGGGAAGACATCGGCACTGAAACAGACCACAGTTTCCCAGACTGTTGCCGTCATGCAACACCACTTTGTCTTACATTATCTGAAACTCTGCAGCCAGCATGGAATGAGGTTGATGTTGTTGGAGTGGTATTTAGAATTGGTCAAATGGACCAAGGATCACAGCTGGTACACATTGTTGATCATCATATTAATATCCTTGCTCTTAGATTTTGGGGTGGTCTTAAG GAGTGTGGAGTTGAAGATATTGTTTCTTGTGAATCAATAGTAAGTGTGTCGAATGGATCCTGGCGAGGATACAGTGGTGGAAGGTGTGCCTGTGTCCACGTAACTGAATTAAGCGTTGTGTCAATTTCTCCTCGTCATTCACACTTGGTGGAAGCTTTTGAGCACTTGAAGAAAAACATTGAG GATGTAAAGGCACTTACATCCAAGGCAGACATGAAACTTGATGGATACACAGATGAATGCAGTTTCTATTCTGCTGATAGTGCTGTCACAAGCAATTGTCTTCAGACTGAAGAAAGTATCAACGGTAATGTGCATTCTCCAGCAGCAACTAACATTCACCAAACTGCTGGTTCAGCCAGTGTTGGGACACCAGATATTAACAGAAGGGCAGAAAGATCAAGAGAAATACGCAGTAAGCTAAAATCTCTAGCTCAGTATGGAATGCCTTCTCCTTTAACAGGTGTGACATATAATAACCCCTCCCCAAAAACTTGGAAACCCTTTAGAGTCCCTTTTAAGAATTCAAATCTTAAATGA